The following are encoded together in the Blautia obeum ATCC 29174 genome:
- a CDS encoding L-ribulose-5-phosphate 4-epimerase produces MLEKLKEEVYRANMDLPKYGLVTFTWGNVSGIDREKGLFVIKPSGVEYDKLRPEDMVVVDLEGNKVEGEYNPSSDTPTHVVLYNEFPNIGGIVHTHSEWATSWAQAGRAIPCYGTTHADYIYGEVPCVRNLTKEEIEEAYEKNTGVLIADYFRKLDYEAVPAVLCKNHGPFTWGKDAHEAVHNAVVLEEVAKMACRCELINPQVKPAPQELQDKHYYRKHGANAYYGQIKR; encoded by the coding sequence ATGCTTGAAAAATTAAAAGAAGAGGTATATAGAGCAAATATGGACCTGCCGAAGTACGGGCTGGTAACATTTACCTGGGGAAATGTCAGTGGCATTGACCGTGAAAAAGGTCTGTTTGTTATTAAACCAAGTGGTGTGGAATACGATAAGCTGAGACCGGAAGATATGGTAGTTGTAGATCTTGAAGGAAATAAAGTAGAAGGCGAATATAATCCATCTTCTGATACTCCGACACATGTGGTTCTTTATAATGAGTTCCCGAATATCGGAGGAATCGTACATACGCATTCTGAATGGGCAACGAGCTGGGCACAGGCAGGAAGAGCTATCCCATGTTATGGAACAACGCATGCGGATTATATTTATGGAGAAGTTCCATGTGTCCGAAATCTGACAAAAGAAGAGATTGAAGAGGCATATGAGAAAAATACGGGTGTTCTGATCGCAGATTATTTCCGTAAACTGGATTATGAAGCTGTCCCGGCAGTACTTTGCAAGAATCATGGTCCGTTTACCTGGGGTAAAGATGCGCATGAGGCAGTGCACAATGCAGTTGTACTTGAGGAAGTGGCAAAGATGGCATGCCGCTGTGAACTGATCAATCCACAGGTGAAACCGGCGCCACAGGAACTGCAGGATAAGCATTATTACCGGAAACATGGTGCAAATGCTTATTATGGACAGATCAAAAGATGA
- a CDS encoding sugar ABC transporter ATP-binding protein — MEQNVVLEMCDISKNFTGVRALSHVDFTLRKGEIHALMGENGAGKSTLIKVLTGVHEFESGSIHMNGENKDIINHSPQEAQANGISTVYQEVNLCPNLTVAENLFIGREPRNKVGMINWKEMNARSAKLLESLNINVPPTQMLDECSVAIQQMIAIARAVDMKCKVLILDEPTSSLDDEEVEKLFVLMRRLREEGVGIIFVTHFLEQVYAVCDRITVLRNGELVGEYETKDLPRVMLVAKMMGKDFDDLADIKGDRKDKKVFSETPVIEAEGIGHKGTIRPFDLKINKGEVIGLTGLLGSGRSELVRSIYGADKADSGTLKVNGKEVKINSPLDAMKLGMAYLPEDRKAEGIIADLSVRENIIIAMQAKKGMFHPMSRKEMEEAADKYIDMLQIKTASRETPIKSLSGGNQQKVILGRWLLTNPEYLILDEPTRGIDIGTKTEIQKIVLDLADQGMAVTFISSEVEEMLRTCSRMAVLRDGEKVGELEESELSQSNIMKAIAGGDDKNE, encoded by the coding sequence ATGGAACAAAACGTTGTTTTGGAAATGTGTGATATAAGTAAAAATTTCACCGGTGTCCGTGCCCTTTCCCATGTGGATTTTACACTTCGCAAAGGTGAGATCCATGCACTGATGGGAGAAAACGGAGCCGGAAAATCAACACTGATCAAAGTTCTGACCGGTGTACATGAATTCGAAAGCGGTTCCATTCATATGAATGGTGAAAATAAAGATATTATCAATCATTCTCCGCAGGAGGCACAGGCAAATGGAATCAGCACGGTTTACCAGGAAGTAAACCTCTGTCCGAACCTGACTGTTGCGGAAAACCTGTTTATTGGTCGTGAGCCGCGAAACAAGGTTGGAATGATCAACTGGAAAGAAATGAATGCACGTTCTGCAAAGCTTCTGGAAAGCCTGAACATTAATGTTCCGCCGACACAGATGCTGGATGAATGTTCTGTAGCGATCCAGCAGATGATCGCGATCGCACGTGCTGTGGATATGAAATGTAAGGTTCTGATCCTGGATGAGCCGACTTCCTCTTTGGATGATGAAGAAGTTGAGAAACTGTTTGTTCTGATGCGCAGACTTCGTGAGGAAGGTGTTGGAATCATCTTCGTAACACATTTCCTGGAGCAGGTATATGCAGTGTGTGACCGGATCACGGTTCTTCGAAATGGTGAGCTGGTTGGAGAATATGAGACCAAAGATCTTCCAAGAGTTATGCTGGTTGCCAAGATGATGGGGAAAGATTTTGATGATCTTGCAGACATCAAAGGCGATCGTAAAGATAAAAAAGTATTCTCCGAAACTCCGGTCATTGAGGCTGAGGGTATTGGACATAAGGGAACGATCCGGCCATTTGATCTTAAGATCAATAAAGGAGAGGTTATCGGTCTTACCGGTCTTCTGGGATCCGGACGTTCTGAACTGGTACGTTCCATTTACGGAGCTGACAAAGCTGACAGTGGTACATTGAAGGTAAATGGAAAAGAAGTAAAGATCAACAGTCCACTGGATGCCATGAAGCTTGGTATGGCATATCTTCCGGAAGATCGTAAGGCAGAAGGTATCATTGCTGATCTTTCCGTAAGAGAAAACATTATCATTGCAATGCAGGCAAAGAAAGGCATGTTCCATCCGATGAGCCGTAAAGAGATGGAAGAGGCGGCAGATAAATATATTGATATGCTGCAGATCAAGACTGCAAGCCGTGAAACTCCGATTAAAAGTCTTTCCGGTGGTAACCAGCAGAAGGTTATCCTTGGCCGCTGGCTTCTGACAAATCCGGAATATCTGATTTTGGATGAGCCGACCAGAGGTATCGATATCGGTACCAAGACGGAGATCCAGAAGATCGTTCTTGATCTTGCAGATCAGGGAATGGCAGTAACCTTTATTTCTTCAGAGGTTGAAGAGATGCTTCGTACCTGCTCCAGAATGGCAGTCCTTCGTGACGGAGAAAAGGTAGGAGAACTGGAAGAGAGCGAGCTTTCACAGAGCAATATTATGAAAGCGATTGCAGGAGGTGACGATAAGAATGAATAA
- the araA gene encoding L-arabinose isomerase produces MVTGRNYKFWFCTGSQDLYGDECLRKVAEHSRIIVEELNKSGVLPFELVWKPTLITNELIRKTFNEANADDECAGVITWMHTFSPAKSWILGLKEYRKPLCHLHTQFNQEIPYDTIDMDFMNENQSAHGGREYGHIVTRMGIERKVIVGHWADKKVQERLASWMRTAVGIMESSHIRVCRVADNMRNVAVTEGDKVEAQIKFGWEVDAYPVNEVCDYVKDVSKGDIDVLVEEYYNKYDILFEGRDPEEFKRHVAVQAAIEIGFERFLEEKNYQAVVTHFGDLGGLQQLPGLAMQRLMEKGYGFGAEGDWKTAAMVRLMKIMTAGVKDAKGTSFMEDYTYNLVPGKEGILQSHMLEVCPTIADGKIGIKVCPLSMGDREDPARLVFTSKTGPAVATSLVDLGDRFRLIINDVDCKKVEKPMPKLPVGSAFWTPQPDLATGAEAWILAGGAHHTAFSYDLTAEQMGDWAAAMGIEAVYIDKDTTIRNFKNELRWNEVAFRK; encoded by the coding sequence ATGGTTACAGGTAGAAATTATAAGTTCTGGTTTTGCACAGGCTCACAGGATCTTTATGGAGATGAATGCTTAAGAAAAGTTGCAGAACACTCAAGAATTATTGTTGAGGAACTGAACAAATCAGGCGTTCTTCCTTTTGAACTGGTGTGGAAACCAACATTGATCACAAATGAGCTGATCCGTAAGACTTTTAATGAGGCTAATGCAGACGATGAATGTGCAGGTGTGATCACTTGGATGCATACATTTTCTCCTGCAAAATCCTGGATCCTTGGACTGAAGGAATACAGAAAACCATTGTGCCATCTGCATACACAGTTTAACCAGGAAATACCATATGACACAATTGATATGGATTTCATGAATGAAAACCAGTCTGCTCATGGTGGAAGAGAGTATGGTCATATCGTTACCCGCATGGGAATCGAGAGAAAAGTTATCGTCGGACACTGGGCTGATAAGAAGGTTCAGGAGAGACTGGCATCTTGGATGCGTACCGCAGTCGGCATCATGGAAAGTAGCCATATTCGTGTCTGCCGAGTTGCTGATAACATGAGAAATGTAGCTGTTACCGAGGGCGATAAAGTAGAGGCACAGATCAAATTCGGATGGGAAGTGGATGCTTATCCGGTCAATGAAGTATGCGATTATGTGAAGGATGTTTCAAAAGGAGATATTGATGTTTTAGTCGAAGAATATTATAATAAATATGACATTCTTTTTGAGGGCAGAGACCCGGAAGAATTCAAACGTCATGTAGCAGTACAGGCAGCAATTGAAATCGGATTTGAGAGATTCCTGGAGGAGAAAAACTACCAGGCAGTTGTTACTCATTTCGGTGATCTTGGTGGTTTACAGCAGCTTCCGGGACTGGCAATGCAGCGTCTGATGGAGAAGGGATATGGTTTCGGCGCTGAGGGTGACTGGAAGACAGCAGCAATGGTCCGTCTGATGAAGATTATGACTGCAGGGGTGAAGGATGCGAAGGGAACTTCTTTCATGGAGGATTATACATACAATCTTGTTCCGGGTAAGGAAGGCATTCTTCAGTCACATATGTTGGAAGTATGCCCGACGATCGCTGACGGTAAGATTGGCATCAAAGTATGCCCGCTTTCCATGGGTGACAGAGAGGATCCGGCAAGACTTGTATTTACATCCAAGACTGGTCCGGCAGTAGCTACTTCTCTGGTAGATCTGGGAGATCGTTTCCGTCTGATCATTAATGATGTTGATTGCAAGAAGGTTGAAAAACCGATGCCGAAACTTCCGGTAGGAAGCGCGTTCTGGACTCCGCAGCCGGATCTGGCAACAGGAGCAGAGGCATGGATCCTTGCAGGTGGTGCTCATCATACTGCATTTTCCTATGATCTGACTGCTGAACAGATGGGTGACTGGGCAGCAGCAATGGGAATCGAAGCTGTCTACATTGACAAAGATACAACCATCCGCAACTTTAAGAATGAACTGAGATGGAATGAGGTCGCGTTCAGAAAATAA
- a CDS encoding ABC transporter permease subunit, producing the protein MKQKKKMTSTGFLLLITIVLFFVMYAAGMVIFADKGFAKPQMFLNLFVSNAGLLVISCGLTIVMITGGIDISVGSVTALVCMVMADLMENKGVSAYVAVLAALLIGLAFGIVQGFLVTYMGIQPFIVTLAGMFFGRGMTAIISTDMISIKNEVFLKWANYRFYMPFGSTNKKGKFIPAYIPPTVVIAIIVVLIIAVLLKYFKFGRKLYAIGGNRQSALMMGLDVKKTMFRAYVLDGFLAGLGGFLFCLNSCAGFVEQAKGLEMDAISSAVIGGTLLSGGVGTPIGSLFGVLIKGTISSLITAQGTLSSWWVRIVLSALLCFFIVIQSVLASAKKKK; encoded by the coding sequence ATGAAACAGAAAAAGAAAATGACAAGTACCGGATTTCTGCTGTTGATCACGATCGTTCTGTTCTTCGTTATGTATGCAGCAGGTATGGTGATCTTTGCAGATAAAGGTTTTGCCAAACCGCAGATGTTTCTGAATCTTTTTGTATCAAATGCAGGTCTTCTCGTTATTTCCTGTGGTCTGACGATCGTTATGATCACCGGTGGTATTGATATCTCCGTTGGTTCTGTAACAGCACTTGTCTGCATGGTAATGGCAGACCTTATGGAAAACAAAGGCGTGAGTGCATATGTGGCAGTTCTTGCAGCACTTCTGATCGGCCTTGCTTTTGGTATCGTACAGGGATTCCTGGTAACTTACATGGGAATCCAGCCATTTATCGTAACACTTGCCGGCATGTTCTTCGGACGTGGTATGACAGCAATCATCAGTACAGACATGATCTCCATCAAAAACGAAGTATTCCTGAAATGGGCAAACTACCGTTTCTACATGCCATTTGGTTCTACAAACAAAAAAGGTAAATTTATCCCGGCATACATTCCGCCGACAGTAGTGATCGCAATTATCGTAGTTCTCATTATTGCAGTGCTTCTGAAATATTTCAAATTCGGCCGTAAACTGTATGCGATCGGTGGAAACAGACAGAGCGCCCTGATGATGGGTCTTGATGTCAAAAAGACAATGTTCCGTGCCTATGTACTGGATGGCTTTCTTGCAGGACTTGGCGGATTCCTTTTCTGCCTCAACAGCTGCGCCGGTTTCGTAGAGCAGGCAAAAGGTCTTGAGATGGATGCAATTTCTTCAGCCGTTATCGGTGGAACACTTCTTTCCGGTGGTGTTGGTACCCCGATCGGTTCCTTGTTTGGTGTGCTGATCAAAGGAACGATTTCCAGTCTGATCACAGCACAGGGTACTTTATCAAGCTGGTGGGTACGAATCGTACTTTCCGCACTGCTTTGCTTCTTCATCGTGATCCAGTCTGTACTGGCATCTGCAAAGAAGAAAAAATGA
- a CDS encoding ABC transporter permease, translating into MNKSKLKKITSARLFLPIVCLIAVLLINVIKTPDFFNITIRNGVLYGYVIDVINRASELVILAVGMTLVTAASGGQDISVGAVMAVAAAVCCQILSGGASSVTEYQSSLIIAVIAALLAAALCGAFNGFLVAKLNIQPMVATLILYTAGRGIAQLVTNGQITYIRVPSFQMAGGYIGKSPVPTPVLFAIVTVVIVALILKKTALGLYIESVGINGKAARLVGLNSTMIKFLTYVICGVLAGIAGLVASSRIYSADANNIGLNLEMDAILAVALGGNFLGGGKFSLIGSVIGAYTIQALTTTLYAMNVKADQLPVYKAIVVIIIVTLQSDVFKKFVANHRSKKVSVAAEGGQK; encoded by the coding sequence ATGAATAAAAGTAAATTAAAAAAGATCACGAGTGCACGACTCTTTCTTCCTATCGTGTGTCTGATCGCGGTCCTTCTGATCAATGTGATCAAGACTCCGGACTTCTTTAATATTACGATTCGAAATGGTGTCCTTTATGGATATGTTATTGATGTTATCAACCGTGCATCTGAACTGGTAATCCTTGCAGTTGGTATGACACTTGTTACAGCAGCATCCGGTGGACAGGATATCAGTGTTGGTGCAGTTATGGCGGTTGCAGCAGCTGTATGCTGTCAGATCTTATCTGGTGGTGCATCTTCCGTAACTGAATATCAGAGTTCTCTGATCATTGCAGTTATTGCAGCACTTCTTGCAGCAGCACTCTGCGGAGCATTTAACGGATTTCTGGTAGCGAAGCTGAATATCCAGCCGATGGTAGCAACGTTGATCCTTTATACTGCAGGACGAGGTATCGCACAGCTTGTTACAAATGGACAGATCACTTACATCCGTGTTCCATCTTTCCAGATGGCAGGTGGATATATCGGTAAATCTCCGGTTCCGACGCCTGTTCTTTTCGCAATCGTAACCGTAGTTATCGTAGCTTTGATTTTGAAAAAGACAGCTCTTGGACTTTATATTGAGAGTGTTGGTATCAATGGTAAAGCAGCACGACTGGTAGGTCTGAACTCTACCATGATTAAGTTCCTGACTTACGTGATCTGCGGTGTTCTTGCAGGAATCGCCGGACTGGTAGCATCCAGCCGTATCTATTCCGCAGATGCGAACAACATTGGTCTGAACCTTGAGATGGATGCCATCCTGGCAGTTGCACTTGGCGGTAACTTCCTTGGCGGTGGTAAATTCAGCCTGATCGGTTCTGTAATCGGAGCTTATACAATCCAGGCACTGACAACAACTCTGTATGCGATGAATGTAAAAGCCGATCAGCTTCCTGTTTATAAGGCAATCGTTGTTATCATCATTGTAACCTTACAGAGTGATGTATTTAAGAAATTCGTTGCAAATCACAGAAGCAAAAAAGTTTCCGTTGCAGCAGAGGGAGGTCAGAAATAA
- a CDS encoding ABC transporter substrate-binding protein has product MKKKMVTALLAVSMLAGLSAVNVMAADDDTITVGFSQVGAESDWRTANTESMKSTFSEDNGYELIFDDAQQKQENQLTAIRNFIQQEVDYIVLAPVTETGWDTVLQEAKDAGIPVIIVDRMVDVSDDSLYTAWVGSNFKLEGQKAMAWLDAYLEAKGRGDEEINLVDIQGTIGASAQIGRTEGFDEAVEAHDNWTTLAQQSGEFTQAKGQEVMESILKQSGDDIDVVYCENDNEAFGAIDAIKAAGYEVGGEEGQILVMSFDTTNAGLTQTLSGEITCDTECNPLHGPRVEEIIQKLEAGEDVDKQAFVDEVAFASDDTVTKVTIDGTDYDITPITQEIIDGRAY; this is encoded by the coding sequence ATGAAGAAAAAAATGGTGACAGCGCTCTTGGCAGTATCTATGTTGGCAGGACTTTCCGCAGTGAATGTTATGGCAGCGGACGACGACACAATTACAGTTGGTTTCTCACAGGTAGGTGCAGAATCTGACTGGCGTACTGCAAACACAGAATCCATGAAATCTACTTTCTCAGAGGATAACGGATATGAACTGATCTTTGACGATGCTCAGCAGAAACAGGAAAATCAGCTGACAGCAATCCGTAACTTCATCCAGCAGGAAGTTGACTATATCGTACTCGCACCTGTAACTGAGACAGGTTGGGATACAGTACTTCAGGAAGCAAAAGATGCAGGAATCCCGGTTATTATCGTTGACCGTATGGTAGATGTATCTGACGACAGCCTCTACACTGCATGGGTAGGATCCAACTTCAAACTTGAAGGTCAGAAAGCTATGGCATGGCTGGATGCATATCTCGAAGCAAAAGGCCGTGGCGATGAAGAAATCAACCTTGTTGATATTCAGGGAACCATCGGAGCATCTGCTCAGATCGGACGTACAGAAGGATTTGATGAAGCTGTAGAAGCTCATGACAACTGGACAACACTTGCTCAGCAGTCCGGTGAATTTACACAGGCTAAAGGACAGGAAGTTATGGAATCTATCCTGAAACAGAGCGGTGATGATATCGACGTTGTATACTGCGAGAATGATAACGAAGCATTTGGTGCAATCGATGCGATCAAAGCAGCAGGATATGAAGTTGGCGGCGAAGAAGGCCAGATTCTTGTAATGTCCTTCGATACAACAAACGCAGGTCTTACACAGACACTTTCCGGCGAAATTACATGTGATACAGAGTGTAACCCACTTCACGGACCACGTGTAGAAGAGATCATCCAGAAACTGGAAGCCGGCGAAGATGTTGATAAACAGGCATTTGTTGATGAAGTTGCATTTGCATCTGATGATACAGTAACTAAAGTAACAATTGATGGAACAGATTATGATATCACTCCAATTACTCAGGAAATCATCGACGGACGTGCATACTAA
- a CDS encoding sensor histidine kinase, which yields MRGVPQKRKKQMGLEKRMNRLLFSTMIPMACLLVILLLIFWQYAGQYNKLSENLAVSSKFNLSFKDELDLEMYYLAIGSKEASELDDVVGQVEDAQEIMEKLRKNTYHASGVKCLNSLDAYLDNLKKRMVQLMEIKEYDRRMEFMDSNIRIITGLIMQEMQNYIYNESMYLVQVETSLTHRVKILISGMAVLLLATLGILMRRSFRLTGGIIRPVTEMLDKVKKVGRGNFDVLPVSAEIVEIEELDQGINKMAHRISGLLENVRQEKEMQHLTELQLIQAQVNPHFLYNTLDTIVWLIEGGMTDDAVEMISSLSIFFRTSLSKGNDIIPLSEEKRHTLSYLEIQQFRYRDILEFELSIPKELDGIQVPKLSIQPLAENALYHGIKNRRGKGKITITGREEADAIVLTVSDNGQGMTPERLHEVQESIRTGERAGFGLAAVAERIALYYGPGYGMTISSKEGEGTTVELRLGKNIQPKS from the coding sequence ATGAGAGGAGTACCTCAGAAAAGAAAAAAGCAGATGGGACTTGAGAAACGTATGAACAGACTTCTGTTCAGTACGATGATTCCGATGGCCTGCCTGCTGGTTATTTTGCTTCTGATCTTCTGGCAGTATGCCGGACAGTATAACAAGCTATCAGAGAATCTGGCGGTCAGCAGTAAATTCAATCTGAGCTTTAAGGATGAGCTGGATCTGGAAATGTATTATCTGGCAATCGGATCAAAAGAAGCCAGTGAACTGGATGACGTTGTGGGACAGGTAGAGGATGCACAGGAGATTATGGAAAAACTGCGCAAAAATACATACCATGCCAGTGGCGTCAAATGTCTGAACAGTCTGGATGCTTATCTGGATAATCTGAAGAAACGAATGGTCCAGCTGATGGAGATCAAAGAGTATGATAGGCGAATGGAATTTATGGACAGCAACATTCGTATTATTACAGGTCTGATCATGCAGGAGATGCAGAACTATATTTATAATGAGTCCATGTATCTGGTACAGGTGGAAACAAGTCTGACGCATAGAGTCAAAATCCTGATATCAGGAATGGCAGTGTTACTGCTTGCAACGCTTGGGATCCTGATGCGCAGATCGTTCCGCCTGACAGGAGGAATCATCCGTCCGGTGACGGAGATGCTGGATAAGGTAAAGAAAGTCGGTCGCGGAAATTTTGATGTTCTTCCGGTAAGTGCAGAGATTGTGGAGATTGAGGAACTGGACCAGGGAATCAATAAGATGGCACACAGGATCAGTGGACTTCTGGAAAATGTCCGGCAGGAAAAGGAGATGCAGCATCTGACAGAACTGCAGCTGATCCAGGCACAGGTCAATCCGCATTTTTTATATAATACCCTGGATACGATCGTATGGCTGATCGAAGGTGGTATGACGGATGATGCAGTGGAGATGATCTCCAGTCTTTCTATTTTCTTCCGTACATCGCTTTCTAAAGGAAATGACATCATTCCTCTTTCAGAAGAGAAACGACACACTTTGAGCTATCTGGAGATTCAGCAGTTCCGCTATCGCGATATTCTGGAGTTTGAGTTATCCATACCAAAAGAACTTGATGGAATACAGGTACCGAAGCTTTCCATTCAGCCGCTGGCAGAGAACGCGCTTTATCATGGTATCAAAAACCGTCGTGGAAAAGGTAAGATCACGATAACCGGCAGGGAAGAAGCGGATGCGATCGTTCTTACAGTCAGTGATAATGGACAGGGAATGACACCGGAGCGTCTTCATGAGGTACAGGAGTCAATACGTACAGGAGAGAGAGCCGGATTCGGGCTTGCGGCAGTTGCGGAACGTATTGCTTTGTACTACGGACCGGGCTACGGAATGACGATTTCTTCTAAAGAAGGAGAAGGTACAACGGTGGAATTACGGCTTGGGAAAAATATTCAACCGAAATCGTAA
- a CDS encoding xylulokinase, translating into MSVNEAKTAILNNKTALGIEFGSTRIKAVLVDDKYDPIASGSYEWENRYENGVWTYSLDDIHKGLQGSYSDLVKDVQEKYGVELTSVGALGISAMMHGYMPFDKDGKLLVPFRTWRNNITGEASEKLMELFQYNIPQRWSIAHLYQAILNGEEHVKDIDYMCTLEAYVHRMLTGKRVLGIGDAAGMFPVDSEKKDYNQEMVEKFDKLVEPYGFPWKLRDIMPEVMVAGQDAGTLTEEGAKFLDPTGKFKAGIPMCPPEGDAGTGMVATNSVKQRTGNVSAGTSVFAMIVLEKALSKPYKEIDMVTTPAGDAVAMAHSNNCTSDLNAWVNVFKEFAEAMGMEVDMNKLFGTLYNKALEGDPDCGGLLSYCYFSGEHMTGFEEGRPLFVRSPESKFTLANFMRTNLYTCLGAMRVGLNILIDQEHVKIDRLLGHGGLFKTKGVGQQILADAVNAPVSVMSTAGEGGAWGIALLAAYLVDKKDGETLDEFLDNCVFAGNEGSTLDPEPEGVKGFNEFMDRYLKGLPIERAAVESKIW; encoded by the coding sequence ATGAGTGTAAACGAAGCAAAGACAGCTATTTTAAACAACAAAACAGCACTTGGAATAGAGTTTGGATCTACCAGAATCAAAGCAGTTCTGGTAGATGACAAATATGATCCGATCGCATCCGGAAGTTATGAGTGGGAAAACCGTTACGAAAACGGTGTGTGGACTTACTCTCTGGATGACATTCATAAGGGATTACAGGGAAGTTACAGCGACCTGGTGAAGGACGTACAGGAGAAATACGGTGTGGAGCTTACCAGTGTCGGTGCGCTTGGAATCAGTGCCATGATGCATGGTTACATGCCATTTGATAAAGATGGAAAACTTCTGGTTCCGTTCCGTACCTGGAGAAATAATATTACAGGTGAAGCATCTGAGAAACTGATGGAACTTTTCCAGTATAACATTCCACAGAGATGGAGCATCGCACATCTGTATCAGGCAATCCTGAACGGAGAAGAGCATGTAAAAGATATTGATTATATGTGTACTCTGGAAGCTTATGTACATCGCATGCTGACAGGAAAGCGTGTTCTTGGTATCGGTGATGCAGCAGGAATGTTCCCTGTTGATTCGGAGAAAAAAGATTACAACCAGGAAATGGTTGAGAAATTTGATAAACTGGTAGAGCCTTATGGATTCCCATGGAAGCTCCGTGATATCATGCCGGAAGTCATGGTGGCAGGACAGGATGCCGGTACTCTGACAGAAGAGGGAGCGAAGTTCCTTGATCCGACAGGCAAATTCAAAGCAGGTATTCCGATGTGCCCGCCGGAAGGTGATGCAGGAACCGGTATGGTAGCAACCAACAGCGTGAAACAGCGCACAGGAAATGTATCCGCAGGTACTTCTGTATTTGCGATGATCGTCCTAGAAAAAGCACTTTCCAAACCATACAAAGAGATTGATATGGTAACGACACCGGCTGGCGATGCGGTTGCCATGGCGCATTCCAACAACTGTACTTCTGATCTGAATGCATGGGTGAATGTATTTAAGGAATTTGCAGAGGCAATGGGAATGGAAGTGGATATGAACAAATTGTTCGGAACTCTTTACAATAAAGCACTGGAAGGTGATCCGGACTGTGGCGGACTTCTGTCCTACTGCTATTTCTCCGGAGAGCATATGACGGGATTTGAAGAAGGCCGTCCGTTATTTGTCCGTTCCCCTGAGAGCAAATTTACACTTGCAAACTTTATGAGAACTAATCTTTACACCTGCCTTGGAGCTATGCGCGTAGGATTAAATATCCTGATTGATCAGGAGCATGTCAAGATTGACAGACTTCTGGGTCACGGCGGACTGTTCAAGACCAAGGGTGTCGGACAGCAGATCCTTGCGGATGCAGTGAATGCACCGGTATCTGTTATGTCAACTGCAGGTGAAGGTGGTGCATGGGGTATTGCGCTTCTTGCTGCTTATCTTGTTGATAAGAAAGACGGAGAGACTCTGGATGAGTTCCTGGATAACTGTGTATTTGCCGGAAATGAGGGAAGTACGCTTGATCCGGAGCCGGAAGGAGTCAAAGGATTTAATGAATTTATGGACAGATATCTGAAGGGTCTGCCGATCGAGAGAGCGGCCGTAGAGTCAAAGATCTGGTAA